The genomic stretch taaaaggatccaagggTTTGAGTATCAATGGTTAAGAGGGCGTACAAGAAATAAAATCTTGGCCTAAGCAGCTCAaacaagctatccctaaccatgtgcttgtggtgtgaaggtgtcaagtaaaaagcttgagactgagcagttaaagtcgtgatccaaagcaaaaagagtgtgcttaagaactctggacacctctatctgGGGATTCTGGCAAAGTCgaatcacaatctgaaaaggttcacctagttaagtatctgtggcatttatgtattcggtggtaatactggaaaacaaagtgggccacggccaagactctaaaaagttgtgttcaagaataaaaaagaactaaactaggagagtcaataatatcatctggattctaagtttctaaagatgccaaccattctgagtTTTAATGGATAGTGAGATGTCAAATCTATTCAAAAACTaaaagctactaagtcccgctcatctaattgagactgagcttcattgaaaactctagtatttattgtatcttactcttctttttgtcctactttatttttagttgcttagggataagcaacagtttaagtttggtgttgtgatgagcggatattttatacactttttggcatcattttcatatagtttttagcatgttttgtttaagttttattatatttttcataggttttagtgcaaaattcatatttttggattctactttgagtttgtgtatttttatgaaatttcaggtattttctggctgaaattgaggagctggagcaaaagtctgattcagagacagagaaagtgTTGCAGATGCTGTCCGGATTTGACCTCCATGCATTCaaaagagcttttctggagcgaAAAAAGTTCAAATGGAGCGTTCTCAACGGCTATAGAAATctaacatccagagctttccagcaatatataatagttcatactttgctcgaggAATGAAGACCaaaactagcgttcaacgccagccatCGGCCAATTCCTGGTGTCCAACGGCAGAAAAGGATGCTAAGCTGGCATCCAACGCCCAAGGAGGTTCCAAagagggcgttcaatgcccaagaAGGCCTAAGCATGTGGATACACTCAAAGCTGAACCCAAACACCAACCAAGTgagccccagaagtggattttgacactaaaagactgttttacccttcttatgtaatccttagtcattagcTTAATATTTATTTGAGAATTTTCATTGTTTTCAGGATCATAGATACTCTAAACATTTTTCATATTCTATTCtctatcagtatgagtttctaaacctcttaggttgaggggaggagctctgctgagttttatggatcaataaaagtattactgtttccTTTCAATTTGTGTTCTTTATTCTAAgaccgcgtgcctgacaacctcCCGTGTTCTTCTTGGGTTCAGAGTGCGACTTTCATCAGACAACAATGAACCactagcttgattatacatctcttagacgactaatccacgacttcgttggggacttctcgagacaccagttcagcagaggtatggggagattagggtctttgtggtaaaggctagaacaaaaaataaagccttctctgatccggaagatttGACCTTtttgtggcgttttgagtatgATCACTAAGGAGAATAGACTGCAGGAGCTTCACCTTCAAGCAGAATGGATCCACACTAACCCTGGGGTTCAGATTTGGAGAATTATTGGCAGCTGCTTAAACCAGCGtcaatcacatacagcctgccatagaaaaAATCGTTCAcaattgaagaagacagtaaggcCAGAGAGTTATCCAGAAGAACAAGGCCTCTccaagccttaaccatcttcttatcaCTGGTTATAATCAAACATAGTAAttccatctttgttttcttttatgcatttaaatAATCAAACCTTCTACCTTtctatccgcctgactaagatctacaagataaccatagcttgcttcaaaccacaatcctcgtgggttcgaccctgactcactcaggtattttttggacgacccagtgcacttgctggtacagtTGTACGGAGTGTGGGGATTCGCACACCAGCATACAACCTTCTTCCATAATGGACATTTCTCTTTTGAAAAACGCCACCACCACTTAAAGAGGAGTGCAGTATTTCTAACCATGGCATCACCTACCCCCAACCCACCCAACTTTTTAGGGGGCTTGAACCACCTCCCACTTAACTAGCACTAGTCCATTGCTACCTTCCTCAGCTCCTTGCTCCACAGGAATCTTTTCTGTAATGATATCAACTTTTCTGCCACTACCTTCAGCATCTTATACAGGCTCAAGTAGTACACCGGCAATAAGTATTTTTGACGGTTAATAAgtatcacaaaaaatatattctcaaatttttctaacaaattatttttgacgaccaatatttatcaaaataagattTAAGCTTTCTTTACAATTacttatatgttaaaaatactatttttgacaaaatttttattaacatattttcataattaaaatagtgtCAAAATTTGTTTCTTGAcgaattttaattcttttttgaCGCATAtaattccaaaaaataatctataTTGTTGCAGTGGGTGAAAGATTACACTTTACCCTCTCAAATAAAAATCCAACATTGAGAGGATTCAAAATTTCCAAAATGATGGTAATGCGAGAGTGAAGTATACGGGATAAAATGATAAGATCATAAAGCTATGGATTCAACTTGACAGCAAAActaaagaaatatatatatatcgtattataatttctttttatattaaaaaatttcttaaaataattattaagaAAGAACTTTATTTCTCCCAATAAATTTtagattattaaattatttttagaattatCAATAACCTAATATAAAATTAGTttagattaattttaaaaacatttatttttattttttttaaaattatatttttaagaaGTTCTATTTCACACATAAATTTAATGACTATAATAAATTCATtacttatatattatttattaagtaaataattatttttaaccaCGAAAAATTCGAACGCTGATAAAACTaaccataaaaaattaaaattaaagttatgcaCATACAAAATAagttttgttaaaaaaaataacttatttataaatttttattgataattCTATAAATACTCCTCCCTTATTCTAAATTGATTCATTCCCTTTCTCTTCCTGCAATCCACAGCCACAGCCACCACTTCTATTACAGCTGCCACTGCAAATTTTACTCCCACGTTAGTGTGTACGTCCCAATTAGAGTAAAGAAGACGAGAACACTATTTTAATAAGTTCAAGTATTTTCTACATTACTAACATCACAGAATAAAACTGACCAATAACACACTAGATTTACAACTCTTGAATgaataattaattgaaatgagagAAACTTGAAGGAATTGAAAGCACAGAAaatgagaaagaagaaaatcttAACATAGGCATGGTCATTAAGCCTGAAAAGAACCCCATCTACTGTAGCTTGATGAAAACGGCACTTGGCCTTTAAAATGTTACTGTTATCAATCTTTTCACTGCAATATTATAACCACTCAAAAAATTCGCAacccaaataaaattattataaaataaacaaaaaaaaaaaaatagaatgacCGACTTTGTTACCGATCGCTAGCGCGTAGGCCATTTGACTCGGGCCTCGTTTGGTGGAATGCagtttctaacaaaacagcagTTTTCGGAGTTAGGAATGGATGAGGAACCCTTGGACTTCATCTTTGACTTAGAAACGGCATCGTTTGTGGGGTCGGATTGGGGTGTTTTCCTTTTAACCATCTATGCTGCAATTGTCACCACCCTGGACAGCAGGAAGAAAAAGGGGATGAATCAATTTAGGATAACAGAAGGATATTTACTGaattatcaataaaaatttaataattagttatttttgtcATACAAAATTTATCTTGTATggatataattttaattttaattttttatggttAATTTTATCAACGTTCgaattttttatagtaaaaaatgactatttatttttattattaagtatatttaatcttaataattaaaatcaatcaaaaaattataaatgcaTTCTCATGTATAAAACTCATTCTCATTAAATAATACATCCTCTCTCTCTGGCGGAACTAGCTACGTTGTAAGAAAGGGAGATAATATAGCccttctaattttatttttttatatgtaacttatatataaatttcagttaatcttttttaaaattttattttagtcttattttattgtgtatatactcactaatattttatctaatttcacccctatatatatatatatatatatatatatatatatatatatatatatatatatatatttaaaataactgataaattaataaactaataaactaaattatatccaaaattaaactcaactcatttaataaattcaaattcaacttaagtataatttttaaaatttacaagCCAAATTTATCAAACTATTAAAGACTCAAACTAAATGGTCCAAGAATGGGCTTGATTCATTCTAGACATAGCTTTCATATAtatacaacaaaaatatttgataactaaaaaaaattagtaaaaaatagTCATAACTTGCCTAATTTagcatttattaattgttgcgataattaatgaatgctaaataagataaatttttggttatattttttttgtctcccTAGTATTATTAGATTTCGACAATAAATTTATTGCAGGTAAAAAATATACGTCAAGTAAAATATTAACGtaataatttttatgataatttgTTCCCttcaaaaatacttttaatatttttttactattatttaaCGTTAACATATAAATAATAAGTACTTGCTTTATCAATTAATGGCCTCAAAAGATATTCTATTagaatagtattttttatatggTAAAAGGATTAATGAATATATAGTGACAACTTGTCCACATGTCCTTTAACTTTTTACTTATTTAATTGTGACTTTAGTGTATGATCCGTTTATTCAGTCAActtataaaagtattttttataaatcttaaaataataaaaaattttaatgaattttaatatctcaaaaaaaaaaaaaaaacctagtACATATTCTACTTATATACTATAGAAGGATGGTTAGGaagagtttaaaatttaaagaatcACCAAAGTATCATTTATCTTCCTCTCCcccctctctttttttttttttttttgttttcttttaccTTCCATTTCTTTTCCTTGGAGTTTTTctcctcccttctttcttcttttttatgaaaaataaaagtatattATCGAAGGAGAATTGCAAGCCAAAAATTAAATCTGAGATTGGAAGAAAACCAAGGAGTCCAGATCAACATGTATGTTGGAGGTAGAATAAAAAAGACACATAAGACGGTTTTGGATTTGAGGCTTAGTTGGgatttgaaagaaaaataaaacttCTTCACATAGtagcaattttttatttagtttggtaaatataaactaatgtttttagtatttaaattattaagatgttatacaacaaaaatatattattctgGAGGGAAAGTCGTATGATGCATGGGTGATGTCAATGTATTGCGTCACATAACATGTCCAGAATGCAAGCAATACGTAACCTTAATTAATAtgcaaattaaataataaacaaaaggTTAAATGTATCGGATCATGGATCTCTTTATGTTCTGTAGCGTCAAGTAGCAgttaatcaaataataatatgatGATGAAATGCTCTTTCCAAGCTagttgaataagaaaaagaaaaggttgAATGCATGCAAAATAAGCTACAAGAATCTGTGATCCACTTCTGTCGCCATTAGACGCGCCATCTATTACTTCtctattctttaatttttctgcatatgcaattaaaacaaaatataatacAACCACTTCATTTCAAGTCTATATGTAGAGAGAGGAATgctaaaatttattatttttagctattagttttagtcatcaatatttaaaagtaaaagtaagtAAATTCTATTCaactttttctaaaataaaagttaaattatatattgtaatatatataataattattataaaattaattagcttatcatgattaattttaacttttaatttaacttaaattttgatctaactaattaattatggaataatttttttgaaaattataaaaatcacaAGGTAGTTAGATTAAATGTTAATATTAATCATTTTGATTAATATTCATGAAATTATGCGtttaactttttcttttctctttagATAGTTGGGTTTAATATTTGATGTTGATTGATAtatcaaaaaatttattatgacagtatttatttaaaaatatatattatcaaataaaaaatatatatttaaatagaaTATTTAAAACTGCTACACTTATTCTATTAATACATCGAGATACATATTTTGATAAAGTCATTCTTATATAGTTTATGAACGAATTATTATCTAACTTAAATTTTGATGATATGATTTAACCCAAAAGAAATAATCTATCATATTTAAACGCGTATATTTTTCTCATTATTTGataatgtgattttttttttcatttatacAGTTTTATTcggtaaaaaataataaaattcaatcaATAACGAACTAACTAAAAAAACTTACCAAATTACATGTTTTGTTgactattaaaaatttttatttatattttttttaaatttatcctatttcttatttatcttttttattattacatAATAAACTAAATAGTTTTATCCAATAACTATTAACCATGTCATAAGAAGTAACTTACCATTTATTTTAGAGAAGATTAGATAAAAGTtgaactaaaatatattattagattattatactaaaaaaattaggttaatgattaaaaataataataaaaaataataaattctaataaccttataatattttttacacacacatatatatacatatatcttAGTTGTACTAGTATTATccacttaaaaaaaaatactagagGGTAAGAGAattcattatatattttttgtcaacAGTTTATgatcaatatttaaaaatataaactaaaaatatgttaataaattactatactaaaaaaattaggttaataattaaaaatactaacaaaatataataaattctGCCTACCTTTAAACTTTTCTCACTTAAAAATAAACAATTGATCATAGATAAATACATTTCATACCAAAGTATAGACTTCAAATTCCAACCTCTTAATTATTAAAACATCAAGTGATAAGATGCTGGCTGACAATCAATTAGCTAGTTAGACTAATCGATTAATGCTAGATTTTTTAACTGGATATGCGAGTGTGAACACGGAACACttgttattaattatattaagaccgtacaaattaaagaaaattaaaagtgtgTAAAAGTGTGACCCCTTGAGAATTATAAATAGGGATAAGGTATGCAGCTAGCAGAGGCACACCAAAACCGCACAAGAAGAGTTGGTTTTTTTTTCTGGTTCTTTAATTAATCTGAGAGCGCTAAGTAACTCTTGTTCTCTTTTGAGGTTTGTGATAATGTCAAACACAATCGGAAGCCCTCAATTCCGTGGAATAAGGGAGAAGCCAGGAGAGTCTCATGCAGGAGTTCCACTCGTATCCACTGTCACCCCTCATCCGGCAATTCCACCCCTCCCAGCCAATTGTGCTCCTCCAATAACGCCGCTGAACCCATTCAATGTGCCTAATGATGATTTCATCTCCCTCAACATCAGCCCCATCCATGACACTCAAGCAATCAGACATGATGTCGATTCTCTTTTCAATGTTCTGTCTGACATTGTTATTAGCACCTCAACCGACTCTCTTGACTTCCAGGTCCTcataactaactaactaactaactattaTAACATTGTACTGCATTTTAATGTGActctatatttatattattgtttatttctgaatattattattatttcagcAAGTGACCATCGATCTTGGGCAAAACAAGGTTCCTCAGGTTCCTCAAGTTGCTCTCCAGCCAGCTTACAACCTTCTCAGCGAGATTGCTTGTCAGGTCAACTCATTAATTACCTACTTCTACAATAACTTAGCTCATTGTATGGTGCCAATCAAAATTATTACATATTTAAGGGGATCTTTGGTGGCATGAACTGTCATGGCTAAAATGGTTTTTATTGACCAACAAATGTTTTGTTGACATCTAACACTTTAATCATTACaagaaaaatataaagtataAAGTACATGTCCAAAATTTTGTTCACGTGGGTCATTAACtcatttaatttttagattatAGTCCTATTTTCACaagttttgtttattttttaaaattgtataattaattttttattttattattttattaccaACCTTTTTTTAGAAGATATTGattgataagaaaaaaattttcttattaCATGTTTTCCATCGTACTTCACAAACAATAAGtcttaaattaatttgtaaagAGAGATGtaaaaatcaaatcattttaataagattttttataattaaaatgtaACAATGatgttaaaaatttattttgtaatccacttttttttttaattttagaaagtACAAATTCTGCAATAATTtatgattaaattaaaattgcaaAATTGATAAAGCATTTAAAAGTGTCATGTGTTTCTTTCATATTGGACATTTGTTCTTGGCCAGTGGCCACCTTAGTCATTATTTTGGCCTAGCCACCAAAAAGCCGCCTATAAAGATGATTGATGATTGAATTTAAGTATCTTTATGTTTATAGTGATCCCAGAGGTTATAAagtgttattaaaattaaaattatattttttttataatttagtgatttctttagtaatatttttacaaaatattgttaaataataaaatgtgttatttttattttaataatattttttaaaatatcataaatattataacaataatattattgtcctttaaaatttattctttaatcaacttttaaatttaattattttattatattatttttttaatttttatttaatcatattttctaaattttaagaACCACTAacacttttatttaatttaaattttgaaaatacaaATTCTTGGTACTGATAAATAACtacttttctatatatatatgtcttttaaaaaattagtcatTCAAATTACTctattcatattattttatttttatgtgtGACTACTAGTGTTTGTCATTGTGTTTTagttttctttattattatgtaGTTTATGATTGcgattctttatttttttgacaaaataaataataattcatttacaactttagttttttttttcttcatttactattttattttttatttttttactttttattattcaCAGAAGTTTATTGacattttttattaacaaaatctgcaacttcaatttttttattctttagttTCATGAAGAACATGTACCATTATAGGCGTGAGTAGAAGTTAATATTCAACTTTATATTAACATTTCAAAACGTTGATAGCATGTCTCGTATGAttattttgtttatgttttttttattattttatatatattcataACACATCTAAAGTAATAAAGCAAcacacaaaatatatatttttgatacacatctaaaattcatttaaatctatgtttatattttttttatataaataatttttaacacatctaaaataataagataacatATAAAATACTTTTAGTATACATCCGAAATTCATCAAATTTGTACTTATATTTTcttaacataaatatttttttaaacacaaaaaataacaaaaaattcattctCTTTTGCTACTTTGGTTTTGAGAACAGCTCAATATATATAGCACTTTTTCTACAATAAAATCCAAGAACGAAGTTGTTAAACAAATTTTTTGAGCCACGCAtacaaaactaataaaatagaaatttcCATATactcaaaagaaaagaaaacagcGTTTGTCATAAAGCAAATGTGGTCGTCACTACTGTTAGACTAATATTTAACCATGTTGTTGTACACATTAATGAACAcatttaaaattacaaaattgctgtatactaaataattttttaacacaTCCGAAACTCATCCAAAAATAATTGtgtttattattcttattaactagaattaaaaaaattatatataccaGTTTTAAAATCGAAAAAATGATTTTGAtagaattattttaattttagtttggTTAGAGTTTATTTTGAtttcttatttttgttttgttttgtttaaatttaaatttaaatattttaattttaaagagatataattttaaattttaaatatataaaaaaaatttaagatataacatttaaaaataattattacaataaataatgactaattaaaaaataaattataatgaaTACTTAGCTGTACCACTTCTATAATCATCctaatatatgtatataatatttttttaaaaaatattattttaattttaacaatattttttaaaatatcgtAGCCATCGTGGTTACCTTAGTATACGATACTAGAATGACATTCGATAATTATTACAGATGACATGCCACTTGTTTAACACATCAAATGTGCACGAGTCGGTGGTGGGAATTTTTCTGAAGCTGAGGAGTTACGCATGGGATGCTAAAACAGTGATAGCACTCTCTGCTTTTGCTTTGAACTATGGAAAGCCATTGCGACTGACAGTGGCAGAGGAAGCGAGCCCGAGCCAGAAGGAGAACGCGCTTGAGCTGCATCTGTTCACGCTTGCAACAGAAGAGAACAAGCCCGCTCAATCGGGTTCAAATCTTACAAGTGATTTGGTTAAAATTACACTGAAACTCATAAAGGAGATCATCAAATTGGAGAAGCTCTTTGTAAACAAATCATACACTATAAAGCATTTTCCAACTCTCTGCAAAGATCATCGTGCTGTTTATGCTTATTGGGCAATTTTCTCCCTTTTTGCTTGTGCTAATCAAATGTATGTCCGAATTTTAACATCGAAGATGCTCTctcattatattttttatattggttAAAATCAAATCTATATTACCACATACAATTAAACTTCTACTTTCATATGTTGGATTGACTCATCAGGAAAAGAGAGGAGATCCAGTACTTGGTTCTTCTTGAGAAACTCAACGTTATTCTGGAGGAAATCAGAATCCAACGAGGTTACGTTATCTTCACACAtactatataaataaataaagtgggaTGCTAAGGGCAGTAGAATTTGTGATGTTTAgtcattaattagttattattaatatttttaatggtgtggcatgatatctaataatataaaattattcatttttcttttgatggttaagtactggccaaattttaataaaaatactagcCTCCTAGACTTTCTCATAAATAAATGCGACTAACACAACTTTTACACTTTAGTACTTTATTAGTTAACTCGgacaaaaattaattaagaaatttaacatttattttttaaattataaaaataaaaaaattaaatcatttcTCGTTATTTAAATCTATACTTACTAACTCTAAGGTTTATCTTCTACTCTATTGCAGGGGCATTGAAAGATCTAATTTGGCGTTTAGAGGCCTTCCAAAATCCTTCACCAGGAATTTGGCAACTTCTCAAAGCTCTAATCTACCCCAAGAACGTTGATAAACCTGATAATATAATTGCCAACAATGCTACCAAAGAACTGGTAATTAGTGcgaaagtaataataaaatttcAACACCATGACATGCCGTgtgtgttatatatatatatagatttgCAAATTTATGTTTTTCTCGTTTCTAATTGTAATTTGGTTCGCCAATGGACAGCTTAACCTGGATGAACTAATAACAACAGAGAagttgtttttgttcttttctGGTCTTGACATTGACCTTGAGATAATAACGTCGCTAACATGGATTCACGATTACAAGATAGGTAAGATTGTGTGGGTGCCTGTTGTGGAAGATTGGACCCTTGAAATCAATAAGGAAAGGTTTGAGTATTTGAAGGCTAGGATGCCATCATGGTATGTGGTGGAATATTTCTCACTCATAAAAGGTTACAAACCATTGCAACAAGTGTGGAATTACCAAGGTAAACCTATTGTGGTGGTGGCTGATGCTTATGGAAATGTTTTGAACCAAAATGCACTGCGCCCGATCATTCTGTGGGGCATAGAAGTCTTCCCATTCGATTATGCTACCATCTCATATTTTGTTTCTCAACAATGGAAATGGTTTTGGCCCGCAGCATTTAAAATTCATCCTCCTATTCAAACATGGGTCACGGTAAGAACTACTACTTTTCAATCCTTGCTACTTTTATTTGGGTAGAGTATGTACATATCATTGACACATGAGAACACTACAAATATGCTCAAGTAAAATGATGACGACGACGAcgacaacaacaataatgataataataatactacGATGAAGAATACTAGAGAATTAGCAATATAGTATTAGCTAACACTATAGTAAGTTATCAAACGAGTTTAGCATAAAGCccactaaaaataaatttttgttaattttgaatttcagatgttttgaaatgagtttccaataattttatatttaaaggTTTTAGATatctttttttatgttaaatgtTGGCTGTATTGTTACTTGTGCAATATTAGTTTCCTAGATTTTCTTTGATATTCTTTATATTCACATGAGTAGGGGTGTTAAAAACCGAACCAGATCAAATAAAACTGATAGA from Arachis stenosperma cultivar V10309 chromosome 9, arast.V10309.gnm1.PFL2, whole genome shotgun sequence encodes the following:
- the LOC130948138 gene encoding protein SIEVE ELEMENT OCCLUSION B-like isoform X2, with amino-acid sequence MSNTIGSPQFRGIREKPGESHAGVPLVSTVTPHPAIPPLPANCAPPITPLNPFNVPNDDFISLNISPIHDTQAIRHDVDSLFNVLSDIVISTSTDSLDFQQVTIDLGQNKVPQVPQVALQPAYNLLSEIACQMTCHLFNTSNVHESVVGIFLKLRSYAWDAKTVIALSAFALNYGKPLRLTVAEEASPSQKENALELHLFTLATEENKPAQSGSNLTSDLVKITLKLIKEIIKLEKLFVNKSYTIKHFPTLCKDHRAVYAYWAIFSLFACANQMKREEIQYLVLLEKLNVILEEIRIQRGALKDLIWRLEAFQNPSPGIWQLLKALIYPKNVDKPDNIIANNATKELLNLDELITTEKLFLFFSGLDIDLEIITSLTWIHDYKIGKIVWVPVVEDWTLEINKERFEYLKARMPSWYVVEYFSLIKGYKPLQQVWNYQGKPIVVVADAYGNVLNQNALRPIILWGIEVFPFDYATISYFVSQQWKWFWPAAFKIHPPIQTWVTVFSG
- the LOC130948138 gene encoding protein SIEVE ELEMENT OCCLUSION B-like isoform X1, whose product is MSNTIGSPQFRGIREKPGESHAGVPLVSTVTPHPAIPPLPANCAPPITPLNPFNVPNDDFISLNISPIHDTQAIRHDVDSLFNVLSDIVISTSTDSLDFQQVTIDLGQNKVPQVPQVALQPAYNLLSEIACQMTCHLFNTSNVHESVVGIFLKLRSYAWDAKTVIALSAFALNYGKPLRLTVAEEASPSQKENALELHLFTLATEENKPAQSGSNLTSDLVKITLKLIKEIIKLEKLFVNKSYTIKHFPTLCKDHRAVYAYWAIFSLFACANQMKREEIQYLVLLEKLNVILEEIRIQRGALKDLIWRLEAFQNPSPGIWQLLKALIYPKNVDKPDNIIANNATKELLNLDELITTEKLFLFFSGLDIDLEIITSLTWIHDYKIGKIVWVPVVEDWTLEINKERFEYLKARMPSWYVVEYFSLIKGYKPLQQVWNYQGKPIVVVADAYGNVLNQNALRPIILWGIEVFPFDYATISYFVSQQWKWFWPAAFKIHPPIQTWVTVRTTTFQSLLLLFG